The genomic segment TCTGTCGCCAGTTGAGCATCGCATAGCGGCGGGTCAGTTCCCCTCCGTTGCCATCATCCGTATGCAACTGGAGCACGAAATACTTATTCTCGTCAGTTGCCTCACTTTCGTTCACATAGAAGCGGATATACTGCTTGCCACCATGGGCACTCACGGTATAGCCTTCCCCGTTGTTCAGTCCCTCGTAGGTAACCACCTGCTTCTGCTGCGTACAGAGGTTCGGTTTGCCCACATGGGCTACTCCCTGGTTATCTACCTCATCGGCAGCAGGGAAAAGCATCAGGTTCTCCATAGAATTGGGAGTCTGGTCGGAGAGAACCACTTTCCTGATGGTAATGGGATGACTGGAGGTATTGGTGATACTGAGCTGCACTTTCGCCACCATTCTGATTACTTCAAGGTTGATGGATCTGGTGTTGCTATCGATATCTATCTCCTGGCGGTTGCTCATGGGGATTCCGTTCTTGAAGAACGGTTGGGATTCATCCCCGAAGTCGGTCCAGTGGTCGGCAAAGGCAAGTTTCGGTATCTCTACATGATACTTATAGCGGTCAAAGTCTGCTGGCAGATCATCTCCCTTCTTCTTTCCCTGCAAGCCCAGCTCGGCAGGCTGAATATTAGCAAAGGAATAGAACACATGCTTGCCCGGCTTCAGTCTCACCCAGCAATCGTCCAAGGCACGTTCCTGTTCGCCCGAACCATAAGGATGATTGGTGATGATAGTGTCTATCTGATGGTTGCTGGCGATTACCACAAACCAGTTTTTCATCCATTCTCCCGAAGAATTCAAGCTATCACTATATCCCGCTCGGGTAGCCTCCCTGCTTTCAGAAACGCCCAACTGCATTTTCACGGAAACGCATTCAGCCGCAGGCAGTTCCGGAATCATTTCCGCACCGCCATCGGAACCGCACCCCATCAAACAGAAGATGGCAAGCACCCAACAAATATATGATAATAATTTCTTCATGAATTTACATTATAACACTTAAGACGATATTTCTTACATGATAATATGGTCGTGCTCAGTGTAATACCACTTTCGCACATTCAAATTAACATGCAGGATATCATTTTCGCCTTTATATAACAGAAACTGATAGTAATGATTTCTGAGGATATCTACTGCCCGGGAGGTTGGAGCCCCGCTGGCATCATCATAATCCACAAACTTGAGCTTATAATCTGATTCCTTTCCAAACCGGTCTCTGAGCCGCAGACTGATGACGGCAGGCGTAGCCCCCCCCCTCTCCGCTATTCCGATATTCAGGAACATAGACATCACCCTGCAACATATCAACAGGATCCAAAGAAGGAGTGGCTTCGTGAAAATGCCCCATATCCGCATCAGAAAGCCGGTTGGCATCTTCCAGATGGGCAACACTGGCAAACGGCGGCAGACAATAGCCCTGCTGCTGATGCCCCAGGAGTTTTACCTGCGTGAGCGTATATCCCGCATCTATCATATCCTGGCGAAGCGAAACATGAATCTTGGCTTCTGCACGGAGCAGATTGATGGTCTTGATGTCATACTGCTTTCCTGCCTCGAAAGGAATGTTTTCAAGCTGCTTCACCCCCCACATCGGAATGAAATGGGGCGTGGTAGGCTGATAGCTGAAGGTCAGGCGGTTCAGATTATCTTCCGAGAAATCTGCCTGCTCGTCCACGCCATTGATGTTGGCATAAACCATCACCTTTCCGGAAAAGCCACTGTTAGTCATCTGCAACTTATCCAGCTTGATGGATCCGGTAACCTGATATTCATTCTCCTTCTGGGTAGGCAGAAGTACCAGATGCTCCACCCCGCCGATGGCACGGCCATCCTGACTATAGAAAACTACATGCAATCGGCTCTTGTCGATGGCATATTCCCAATCGCTGTCCCCCGCACGGGTCACCACCGTAGAGGATGGCATATATAGCTGGAATACCACCCTTACATAGCCGTCATCCGACACACGGTCGGCGGAATCGCTGCATGCCATGCAGGTAATTACACCTGCCAGGGCAAGCAGATATTGAAAGATCTTATTGATATTCATCATTTTGAAGGTCCGAAATCCGAATTATTCAATACCACTCTCCACGAATTGATATAGATGGTTGTAGCCAGCCAGTTAGCCTTCTCGTCGAGAAAGAATACGAGATTATATGAATCCTGGCGGTCAAGATATTCCTGGTCGTCCATCCTGCTCTGATAATTTCCCTTTACCAGCAAGGCATAATCTATCAATGGAATATTGATAATGCTTCTGCCTGTAGAATGCTCATATACATGCAGGCGCATCTGATGGCCTTTCACGAGGCGGCAGGTGGTTAACTCTGCCAAGGCTGCAGATACGGAGGTCTGCTCGCCCGTATTCCCGTTTACACCAGCCATGCCTTCATACTTGCTCCATGCAGAATAGGATAGTTCATCATCTGCCAGGAGACTGTTGTCGTAATCCAGATAGCCATTGTTATCCGTAATGACAAAGTCGAAATCTTCAGCCCTCAGGCTCTTTCCAGAAAGATGCTGCAATATGATCTTGAAATGGTTGGTATCCTTGGTGAGTCTGACGGTTACTGTTTTGGTTTTGCCAAAAACAGCAGTGAGGTCGGCATTTCGCAGGATGCCATGAAACAGGGGAGTAAGGTCGTGGTTTACCTGATGGTTATCATCACGATTCACAAGAACCTGGAAATCTCCCATGCTGGCCTTTCCCCAGCTCTCCTTTCCATCTTCACCTTTATATATATAGGAATTGGAATGGCGTTCTTCACCTTCAGCCCAAACCTGAAGATCATATACCCCTGACGGCATATCATCCACATTCATTCCCTCTTCGGATAGAATCTCTGAAGTTGGAGCAGTCTTGGAATAGACCAGTTTTCCCTCCGAATCAAAGGCATGAAGCGTGACGGTCTTCACCTCATGGGCAAAGGCATCGGCATAGAGCATGTTCATATCGTAAACAAAACGAACACGCCTGGTAGCCTCACACCCTTCCTGGTCGTCGTGCCACCAGGAACATGACACGAGGGTCAGGCTCAGTGGCAGCAACAACCAAGATAAGAAAGTGCCCCATGTAAGGGTACGAGTCTGTATCTTCATTATTTTGTCTTATCCAAATCTGCGTTATACTTTACAACTCGCCATGAAAGCACGTTGATGCGGGCTGCAAGATAGGTAGCATCGTTAGATGGAATGGTTGGGTCGATAACCTTGTTTGGATCATAAACCGGTGTACCGAATCCGAACATATTCTGAATGTTGATGCTATACACATGGTTGCGCACGATGCCGTAGTAGCCCACCTTCGTTGAATCTGTACCCAAGTGGCGGATAGGGATGAAGTAATATGCCCTACCCTCCTTGCGGATCTGAGCTGGCTCTTTGTTCATCTCGGCCTGGAGAGCTTCCCGGGTTACACCTGTATATGAATCTTCTGTGATTCCCGTTTTCTTCTGCAAAGACTCGTCTGTAGCCAACGTACGCAAGGTGGCCACTACCTGATAATCCTTGATACCAGTAGCCGCGGTAGTGAACTCGATA from the Segatella copri genome contains:
- a CDS encoding FimB/Mfa2 family fimbrial subunit, translated to MKIQTRTLTWGTFLSWLLLPLSLTLVSCSWWHDDQEGCEATRRVRFVYDMNMLYADAFAHEVKTVTLHAFDSEGKLVYSKTAPTSEILSEEGMNVDDMPSGVYDLQVWAEGEERHSNSYIYKGEDGKESWGKASMGDFQVLVNRDDNHQVNHDLTPLFHGILRNADLTAVFGKTKTVTVRLTKDTNHFKIILQHLSGKSLRAEDFDFVITDNNGYLDYDNSLLADDELSYSAWSKYEGMAGVNGNTGEQTSVSAALAELTTCRLVKGHQMRLHVYEHSTGRSIINIPLIDYALLVKGNYQSRMDDQEYLDRQDSYNLVFFLDEKANWLATTIYINSWRVVLNNSDFGPSK